A DNA window from Allokutzneria albata contains the following coding sequences:
- a CDS encoding TlpA family protein disulfide reductase → MTGSVVVLVAVVVTAAIGLLYRVVDGRVREKAQPVEVALPAPVRTALDSAPDTGSPVTLLQFSTTFCAPCRHARVLLTDLAGRTEGVRHVEFDLTAHPEVAGELGVLRTPTTLALAPDGRELLRVSGLPKRDALVSALRAHLP, encoded by the coding sequence ATGACGGGTTCGGTCGTTGTGCTGGTCGCGGTCGTCGTGACGGCCGCGATCGGCCTGCTCTACCGCGTGGTCGACGGACGGGTCAGGGAGAAGGCGCAGCCCGTGGAGGTCGCACTGCCCGCGCCGGTGCGCACGGCGTTGGACTCGGCGCCGGACACCGGCTCCCCGGTCACCCTGCTCCAGTTCTCCACCACCTTCTGCGCGCCGTGCCGCCACGCGCGCGTGCTGCTGACTGACCTCGCCGGGCGCACCGAGGGGGTCCGGCACGTCGAGTTCGACCTGACCGCGCACCCCGAGGTGGCCGGGGAGCTGGGCGTGCTGCGCACCCCGACGACGCTCGCCCTTGCTCCCGACGGGCGGGAACTGCTGCGGGTCAGCGGGCTGCCGAAGCGGGACGCGCTGGTCAGCGCGCTGCGCGCGCACCTGCCTTAG
- a CDS encoding DUF4395 domain-containing protein — MSVDPPVDPRGPRFSAWMTSLVLVLAMVTGVWQLLAAQTVIFAMCTFVSLRLNPYGQLYRAAVQPRLKPTTEREEPAPLRFAQGVGFTFTLVGTIGYASGLTTLGLVATAVALIAALLNAAFGLCLGCEMYLLLRRFRAA; from the coding sequence GTGTCCGTAGACCCACCGGTCGATCCCCGAGGTCCCCGCTTCTCGGCGTGGATGACCAGCCTGGTGCTGGTGCTGGCGATGGTCACCGGGGTGTGGCAGCTGCTGGCCGCGCAGACGGTGATCTTCGCGATGTGCACGTTCGTCAGCCTGCGCCTCAACCCCTACGGCCAGCTCTACCGCGCGGCCGTGCAGCCGCGGCTGAAGCCGACGACCGAGCGCGAGGAGCCGGCGCCGCTGCGCTTCGCCCAGGGCGTCGGGTTCACCTTCACCCTGGTCGGCACGATCGGCTACGCCTCCGGCCTGACCACCCTCGGTCTCGTCGCCACCGCGGTCGCACTCATCGCCGCACTGCTGAACGCCGCGTTCGGACTGTGCCTCGGCTGCGAGATGTACCTGCTGCTGCGCCGTTTCCGCGCCGCCTGA
- a CDS encoding sulfurtransferase: MSRENVLVSAEWAEQNLDAEGVVFVEVDEDTAAYDTGHIPGAIKIDWKQDLQDPVRRDFVDREGFEKLLSAKGISNDNTVILYGGNNNWFAAYAYWYFKLYGHADVKLLDGGRKKWELDGRPLDKQEVRRAETTYSASEPDTSIRAFRREVEDSIGKKNYVDVRSPDEFSGKLAAPAHLPQEQAQRPGHIPGALNVPWSKAANEDGTFKKDEELRELYKAEGLDESKPTIAYCRIGERSSHTWFVLRELLGYSDVKNYDGSWTEYGSLVGVPIELGAGKK, translated from the coding sequence ATGAGCCGTGAGAACGTCCTGGTCTCGGCCGAATGGGCCGAGCAGAACCTCGACGCCGAAGGGGTGGTGTTCGTCGAGGTCGACGAGGACACCGCCGCCTACGACACCGGGCACATCCCCGGCGCGATCAAGATCGACTGGAAGCAGGACCTCCAGGACCCGGTGCGCCGCGACTTCGTCGACCGCGAGGGCTTCGAGAAGCTGTTGTCCGCCAAGGGAATCTCCAACGACAACACGGTGATCCTCTACGGCGGCAACAACAACTGGTTCGCCGCATACGCCTACTGGTACTTCAAGCTCTACGGCCACGCCGACGTGAAGCTGCTCGACGGCGGCCGCAAGAAGTGGGAGCTGGACGGCCGTCCGCTGGACAAGCAGGAGGTGCGGCGGGCCGAGACGACCTACAGCGCGTCCGAGCCGGACACCTCCATCCGCGCGTTCCGCCGCGAGGTCGAGGACTCCATCGGCAAGAAGAACTACGTCGACGTGCGCTCCCCCGACGAGTTCTCCGGCAAGCTGGCCGCCCCCGCGCACCTGCCGCAGGAGCAGGCGCAGCGGCCCGGCCACATCCCCGGCGCGCTGAACGTGCCGTGGAGCAAGGCGGCCAACGAGGACGGCACCTTCAAGAAGGACGAGGAGCTCCGCGAGCTGTACAAGGCGGAGGGCCTGGACGAGTCCAAGCCGACCATCGCCTACTGCCGCATCGGCGAGCGGTCCTCGCACACGTGGTTCGTGCTGCGGGAACTGCTCGGGTACTCCGACGTGAAGAACTACGACGGTTCGTGGACCGAGTACGGCTCGCTGGTCGGCGTGCCGATCGAGCTCGGCGCGGGCAAGAAGTAA
- a CDS encoding DUF1416 domain-containing protein, with protein MSSCGAPAQTATLPANIDAGKEVVLSGRVLSAGAPVGGAFVRLLDSAGEFTAEVVSSEGGDFRFFAAPGSWTVRALHRSGNGEVSVSADGPGLHTLEVAVA; from the coding sequence ATGAGCAGCTGCGGAGCCCCCGCCCAGACGGCGACCTTGCCCGCGAACATCGATGCCGGCAAGGAGGTCGTGCTCTCCGGGCGCGTGCTCTCCGCCGGCGCCCCGGTCGGCGGTGCGTTCGTGCGCCTGCTCGACTCCGCGGGCGAGTTCACCGCCGAGGTCGTCTCCTCCGAGGGCGGCGACTTCCGGTTCTTCGCCGCCCCCGGCTCGTGGACGGTGCGCGCGCTGCACCGCTCGGGCAACGGCGAGGTGTCGGTGAGCGCCGACGGTCCAGGACTGCACACCCTCGAGGTCGCGGTCGCCTAG
- a CDS encoding peptidoglycan-binding domain-containing protein, translated as MRKFGVRAIVVAVLAAGLSGVAAVTGAGTAMACEVAQGDSREFAATLSRVEPGQRGIEVLGLQRALRFQGYGLRGTGLYAENTLAAVKDFQRRNGIVDDGVVDQPTWQALVGPLPARQTSAVPLPERGIQPGAHDPEMMDRLHDALTRLEVALPGYHDGHYDEAWQAIVRAFQRNVGIRDSGIIGPLTWNALYRAISISGQWGC; from the coding sequence ATGCGGAAGTTCGGTGTTCGGGCGATCGTCGTCGCGGTGCTCGCGGCGGGGCTCAGCGGTGTGGCAGCGGTGACCGGCGCGGGCACGGCGATGGCTTGTGAGGTGGCCCAGGGCGACTCGCGCGAGTTCGCCGCGACGCTGTCGAGGGTGGAGCCGGGACAGCGCGGCATCGAGGTGCTGGGTTTACAGCGGGCACTGCGTTTCCAGGGCTACGGACTGCGCGGAACGGGGCTGTACGCGGAGAACACGCTCGCGGCGGTGAAGGACTTCCAGCGCCGCAACGGGATCGTCGACGACGGCGTCGTGGACCAGCCGACCTGGCAGGCGCTCGTCGGCCCACTGCCCGCCAGGCAGACCAGCGCTGTGCCGCTGCCGGAGCGCGGCATCCAGCCCGGCGCGCACGACCCGGAGATGATGGACCGCCTGCACGACGCGCTCACCCGGCTGGAGGTCGCCCTCCCCGGCTACCACGACGGGCACTACGACGAGGCGTGGCAGGCCATCGTGCGCGCGTTCCAGCGCAACGTCGGCATCAGGGACAGCGGCATCATCGGCCCGCTGACGTGGAACGCGCTCTACCGCGCGATCTCCATCAGCGGTCAGTGGGGCTGCTGA